In one window of Cryptococcus neoformans var. neoformans B-3501A chromosome 11, whole genome shotgun sequence DNA:
- a CDS encoding hypothetical protein (HMMPfam hit to SGT1, SGT1 protein, score: 103.5, E(): 4.9e-28), which yields MANPIPLPTVPEDTLHYVIHLPRLEEPLTAALLVTEHVHSLLPERWLWNKDPWELKVATDDDHKLEGRMRVGDAVDDEWLVVWLLTQVSKKWPEFIISVRDTDGEFLLIEAANELPSWVSPDNANNRLWLSNGHLHLLPLNIHSPAPPHQLPDDLTFDSSIYLSETDALRAVQTGRYLAPKEVENVVWERIKGYPEAMKTHLHQTKIYLPAGIAKALNRKPELVQKAVEAFYVRDPAQLRAASRMTHFPPSPSILSQLTLTRAAYAQLQGQVFHPPRVFGPEWNVRDPPSLDATEGTYKHLENERRWRDLGVKLATGFEIMYREGGRKSRSGATGESVDSAEDKGYASFLEGIRKAGWFGNELEGSQKWKEREEKARKGYINAKSADIASQRPSFAYLVDNAIASCSLSLDQLAVSEDAPEDNDDWLQISPDELDSMMLHASGQAKQSDKQDEEQRKRENVELTEEDGKALGDLAKKVQEFVGGQGDLQGAQFVDELSDEDMDSGSDSDSEELQAHKDKLEAEKQARMDSLVPTLPASDWGRKVHISEQSHQLPVAINQSLTSPKADGKKIDPLEFIPSKMRPPRFAKQEFDGVVSDSESDSESDLPAEGTWGRKVAQMKWSEFPPVDLEDNQQARIEEIEEEDEDEQQRKAKLRLGEDVDLEEEMQRRVWGDRGEDEDEDEDVAAGGEEGVDIDMEDETEEFLKFSREALGINDEMWEGILGDRRARGAFVPQLSGKVKRKDELPAKLQPRDSTSKKVQFAEADFPSKSASQSSATTQSPDQSNTSLNSFETVMRAMDEALARSRDGPSTSQPSQPKSSNKSKNKKSTSSANPLPPTSQTNDVDLDAFSEDDIAAMDRELRSVLKGAGIDPDDSDDDIEEVGELDVNQKREYEMMKNFLESFKSQGGESGVVGNLFGRLSEKH from the exons ATGGCGAATCCTATTCCCCTCCCCACGGTCCCAGAAGACACTCTTCACTATGTCATACATCTTCCTCGGCTGGAAGAACCCCTCACGGCAGCTCTCCTCGTTACTGAGCACGTCCACTCGCTTCTTCCGGAACGCTGGCTATGGAACAAGGACCCATGGGAGCTCAAAGTGGCCACAGATGACGATCACAAactggaaggaagaatgagagTAGGGGATGCGGTAGATGATGAGTGGCTGGTGGTATGGCTCCTTACACAAGTCTCTAAAAAGTGGCCAGAATTTATCATTAG TGTAAGGGACACGGATGGAGAGTTTCTTCTTATTGAAGCCGCGAATgagcttccttcttgggtGTCACCCGATAATGCCAATAATAGA TTGTGGCTCTCAAATGGtcaccttcaccttctcccactAAACATACACTCACCTGCACCTCCACATCAGCTCCCCGATGACCTCACATTTGACTCTTCAATTTACCTCTCTGAGACTGATGCTCTTCGGGCCGTACAGACCGGCAGATATCTTGCTCCCAAAGAGGTCGAGAACGTTGTATGGGAAAGAATAAAGGGCTATCCGGAAGCGATGAAaacccatcttcatcagacCAAAATCTATCTGCCTGCTGGCATCGCCAAAGCACTCAATAGGAAACCCGAATTGGTACAGAAAGCTGTAGAAGCTTTTTACGTTCGAGATCCTGCCCAACTTCGT GCCGCTTCACGAATGACACACTTTCCACCCTCCCCTTCAATCCTTAGTCAGCTCACTCTCACTCGCGCTGCTTACGCCCAGCTGCAAGGGCAGGTTTTCCATCCACCCAGAGTCTTTGGCCCTGAATGGAATGTCCGCGACCCTCCCTCTTTGGACGCTACCGAAGGCACTTACAAACACCTTGAGAATGAGCGACGGTGGAGAGATCTAGGTGTTAAACTCGCCACTGGTTTTGAAATTATGTACCGTGAAGGCGGTAGAAAGTCTCGTTCGGGAGCTACAGGCGAGTCGGTGGATAGCGCCGAGGATAAAGGATACGCATCCTTCCTTGAGGGAATCAGGAAGGCTGGGTGGTTTGGAAATGAGCTGGAAGGTAGTCAAAagtggaaagagagagaagaaaaggcaaggaaaggTTACATAAATGCCAAGTCTGCAGA TATTGCATCTCAAAGACCTTCATTTGCCTACCTAGTAGACAATGCCATTGCTTCATGCTCATTGTCTCTCGATCAACTTGCCGTTTCAGAAGATGCCCCCGAAGACAATGACGATTGGCTCCAAATTTCCCCTGACGAACTCGATTCAATGATGTTGCATGCTTCAGGTCAGGCAAAGCAGTCAGATAAGCAGGACGAAgagcaaaggaaaagggaaaatgTGGAACTCACTGAAGAGGACGGAAAGGCACTTGGCGATTTAGCGAAGAAGGTACAAGAGTTTGTTGGGGGCCAAGGTGATCTCCAGGGTGCCCAATTCGTCGA CGAGTTGTCTGACGAAGACATGGACTCTGGCTCTGACTCTGACAGCGAAGAATTGCAAGCTCATAAAGACAAGCTTGAGGCCGAGAAGCAAGCGAGAATGGATAGTCTCGTCCCAACTCTTCCCGCTTCCGACTGGGGACGCAAAGTTCACATCTCCGAACAATCCCATCAATTACCAGTAGCAATAAATCAATCATTAACGTCTCCAAAAGCGGacggcaagaagattgaCCCTCTCGAGTTCATCCCTTCTAAAATGCGTCCTCCTCGTTTTGCTAAACAAGAATTCGACGGTGTCGTCTCTGATTCCGAATCTGACTCTGAGTCAGACCTTCCTGCTGAAGGTACTTGGGGGAGGAAAGTTGCGCAGATGAAATGGAGTGAATTTCCACCCGTGGATCTTGAGGATAACCAACAGGCAAGGATTGAAGAAatcgaggaggaggacgaggatgagcaACAGCGTAAAGCAAAGTTACGACTGGGCGAGGACGTtgatttggaagaggagatgcaGAGGCGCGTCTGGGGTGATAGAggagaggacgaggatgaagatgaagacgtGGCcgctggaggagaagaaggggttgATATTGatatggaggatgagacgGAGGAGTTCCTCAAGTTCTCGAGGGAGGCTCTGGGGATCAACGATGAGATGTGGGAGGGTATCTTGGGCGATCGTCGAGCCAGAGGAG CCTTTGTTCCGCAACTGTCTGGCAAGGTTAAGCGTAAAGACGAGCTACCGGCGAAACTACAGCCACGAGATTCCACCAGCAAAAAGGTCCAGTTTGCCGAGGCTGACTTTCCCTCCAAATCAGCTTCACAGTCATCAGCCACTACCCAATCGCCTGATCAATCGAACACATCTTTAAATTCTTTTGAGACCGTCATGCGTGCTATGGACGAAGCACTCGCTCGCTCCCGAGACGGACCTTCCACCTCTCAACCAAGCCAGCCTAAGTCATCCAACAAATCAAAAAACAAGAAATCGACTTCCTCCGCCAATCCTTTACCGCCTACCTCGCAGACCAATGATGTTGATCTTGATGCATTCTCAGAGGATGACATTGCAGCGATGGATCGCGAGTTACGTTCTGTCTTAAAGGGTGCTGGTATAGACCCTGATGActcggatgatgatattGAAGAGGTCGGCGAGCTTGACGTGAATCAAAAGAGAGAGTatgagatgatgaagaatttCTTGGAAAGTTTCAAGTCTCAAGGAGGGGAAAGCGGTGTTGTGGGGAATCTCTTTGGGCGACTGTCAGAGAAGCATTGA